A window of Trueperaceae bacterium genomic DNA:
GCCCGGTAGGAGCGATCCCAGCCGCGTTGAGCCAGGTAGCCCACCACGAGCGCGGCCGGCAGGAAACCGATCAGGTAACCGCCGGTGGTGCCCGCGAGGAACGACCAGCCCGAGCCGCCTCCCGAGAAGACCGCCAGGCCCAGCCCCCCTGCCAACAGGTAGGCGACCATGGTGAGCGAGCCGAGACCAGCTCCGTAAGCAGCCCCGATGAGCAGGACGCCGAGGGTCTGGCCTGTCACCGGAACCGCGCCGATCTCGAACCGCAGTTGCGCCAGGGCCGCCAGCAAGGCGACGCCGATGATCACCTGCAGCGCCACTCGCAGGGTGTCGCTGCGAACCGGAACCAGGCGCTCGATGATTGGTTGATGCAGGATTCCGCTCGTCATATCTACCTCCCGGATATTCGTCGGCGCAGTATACCGGCAGGGCGCCGCTTTGCGGGGGAGTGAACCGCGGTTCGCGACAGATCGGAGGCCCGTCCAGCAGGGGGTCGTCAACGCCGTTGCGGACCTCGGTCCAACCTACCGGGGTCCCGTACCCCCCCCGAAACCAGGTACGAACACGTTTGCATGCGCAGAACGGCTCCAGGACGCGAATCCGACGCGGCACCGACGATTGCCCAGGTCGATCCACCAACTGGCGGTAGCAGACTTTACACTTCAGGGACGCGATCGAGCGCCACGGTCCCTATGCAAACGTATTCGTAGGGAGCCGGAAGGGGTGTGCTCCTACGAGCGCGACAGGGCGCTCACCGCAGTGCGCGAAGCGACCGCACTTCGGCCCACGACAGCGCGCGAAGGGGCCCGCTCCTCGGCCCATGACAGGGCGAACGAGCGCGAGGGGATGCCGACGGCAGGGACGGGCTCGAGCAAGGGAACCCCTTCCCGCCCGCATATACTGGCTCCCGATGTCAGAACCGGAACCGGGGCCGCTCGCCTCCGAGTGGGTGGTCACCGTCGACACCGTCTTCCCCCACCACACCAACCCGCTGGGCACGCTCTTCGGCGGGCGGGTGCTCGAACTGATGGACATCAACGCCTCCATCGCCTGCACCCGCTTCTGCCGTCAGACGGCGGTCACCGCCTCGACCGAACCGATCGACTTCCGCAACCCGATCTACGTGGGCGAGATCATCGAGCTGAAGAGCCGAGTGGCCTGGACCGGACGCACCAGCATGATCGTCCGCTGCGAAGTGCACGGAGAGAACCCGCTCACCGGCGACCGCAGGCTCTGCACCGTCGGGCACATGAACTTCGTCGCGGTCGGAGCGAACGGCCGGCCCACCCCCGTGCCCGGGCTCAGGGTGGAGACGGAACTCGAGCGGCGCCACTGGCAGACCGCCCAGCGGGTGCGCGACGACATCGACAGACGCCGCTCCCACAAGGGCCATCAGGCGAGCCAGGGGGATTGACGCGAGGGCCCAGAGTAGCTCGGCGACGGGCAACTATAATCGCCGAGTGACCGTAACGTCCTGTCCTCGGCGCCGTTCCGCCGTCGACCGCGACCGTTCCAGCCGGGATCCGGCCACGCCGACCGACCCACCAACCGCCAGGAGGTAGCCATGTCCGTCATTTCCAAGTCGTTCCCCATGGACGTTTCGAAGTACCAGCCGCTGAGCCTCGACCCGAGCAAGTCGAGCCTCAGCGCAGAGGAGCGGCGCCAGTGGGAGACGAACATCGGCCTCATGCGCGACGTCATCGTCTTCTTCACGGCCGTCGCCGGCGCCCGCGGCCTCTCGGGCCACACCGGCGGAGCCTACGACGTCGTGCCCGAAGCGCTCCTCGCCGACGGCTTCATGCGCGGCTCCGACCGGGTCTACCCGGTCCTCTTCGACGAGGCCGGCCATCGGGTGGCGCTGCAGTACGCCCTCTCGGCCTTCAACGGAGCGATGGCGTTCGAGGAGCTCCTCTACTACCGGGAGGAGAACAAGGCCCTCTACGGGCACCCCGAGATAGACGAGGAGCGGGCCATCGGCTTCGCTTCGGGAAGGCTCGGGCACCTGTGGCCGTTCGTCAACGGCGTGGCCATGGCGAACCCCGACAAGGCGGTCATCCTGCTCGGCTCCGACGGCTCGCAGATGGAGGGGAACGACGCCGAGGCGGCCCGCCTGGCCGTCGCCAAGGACCTGAACGTCAAGCTGCTGCTCGACGACAACAATGTGACCATCGCCGGGCACCCGGACGAGTACCTGCCCGGCTTCGACATGACTCGCACGCTGGGCGGCCACGGCCTCACCACGGAGGCGGGTGACGGGGAGGACCTCGACTCGGTCTATACCCGCTTCCAGCGTGCGCTGGCACACCCGGGCCCGGTCGCGGTGATCAACCACCGGCCCATGGCGCCCGGCCTCCCCGAGATCGAGGGGAAGCCCGCCGGTCACGAGGTCATAGGCGCTGACGCCGCGAAGCAGTACCTCCTTAGCCGCGGCCATGAGGCGGCGGCGCGCTACCTCGAGGGTGTTACCAAGCACGAGGAGAGCCGCCGCTACCGGGGCTCGAGCGACGAGTTGGGTTCGAACCGGAAGACCTTCGGGAAGGTCGTCTCGGACCTGATCGACGAGATCCCCGAGGCGCAGCGCAGCGAGCGGATCATGGTGATCGACAGCGATCTCGCCGGCTCTACCGGCCTCAACACCATCGCCAAGCGTCATCCCGAAGTCTTCGTCGCTTCCGGCGTCATGGAGCGGGGCAACTTCTCGGCCGCGGCCGGCTTCGGTTTCGAGGAGGGCAGGACCGGCGTCTTCTCGACCTTCTCCGCCTTCCTGGAGATGGTCGTCTCGGAAGTCACGATGGCCCGCCTCAACCGCTCTAACGTGCTCTGCCACTTCTCGCACGCCGGCGTCGACGCCATCGCCGACAACACCAGCCACTTCGGCATCAACATCTTCTTCGCCGACAACGGGGTCGAGCAGCAGGGGACCACTCCCCTCTACTTCCCGGCCGACGCCCACCAGTTCGAGGCGGTCGTCAAGCGGATCCTCTGGGAACCGGGCGTCCGCTTCCTGTTCAGCACTCGCTCCGAGGTGCCGTTCGTCCTCGACGAGGAGGGCCGAGGCCTCTACGATCCGCAACGGGGCTACACATTCGAACCCGGCAAGGATGAGGTCGTCCGCGAGGGGAACGCCGGCTGGGTGGTCTCGTTCGGCGAGATGCTCTACCGCTCGCTAGACGCCGTGGAGCGGTTGCGCGCCGACGGTCTCGACGTGGGCCTCATCAACAAGCCGACCATCAACGTGGTCGACGAGGAGACGATGAAGCTGCTGGGCGGGTCGCCGTTCGTGTTCGTGGTCGAGGGGCTCAACCGGAAGACGGGGCTGGGCTCGCGGTTCGGCAGCTGGCTGCTCGAGCGGGGCTACTCCCCTCGCTACGCCAGCGCGGGCGTGACGAAGATCGGGGAGGGCGGAACCTGGGCGCAACTGGGGCACCAGGGCCTGGGCAGCGACGACCTGGTGAAGCGGATCGAGGCGTTGGCGAAAGGCTGAACCGGGGAAGCGCTATAGTTGCAGCCTGAAACGCGCCGGCCCGACCAGCGGTCCGCGAAGCCGAACGGAAGCTGGTAGTGGCCGGTCAATTCGCGCCGGGGCGTCACCCACCCCGAGGAGGATCTCGATGGCTCGTCGACTCACAGGCTTCTCGTTCGTACTGCTGCTCGTGCTGGGCACCGCTACCGCCCAGCCTCTGGCGAGCGTCCTCCCGCAGGAGACGATCTTCGCGGTCGGCACCGAGGGGATCGCTTCTCATGCGGACAAGCTGGAACCGATAATCGCCGAGGCGGAGCGGCTGGAGCTCGGCCAGGCGTTCCGCGACGCCTTCGGTTACGAGGACGAGCTCTCCACCGAGGTTCCCGAGGAGTTGGGCGACCTGGCGCCGCTCGACCTGGTCGGCCAGGAAGCCTGGCTCACCGTCTCGATAAGTGACTTCAACCCGTTGCCGGCGCTGACCGCCGTGAGCCGGGTGAGCGGCGGGGCTGCCGACCAGCTGGGCGCCTCGCTCGAGGAGGCGGCCGCCCAGGAGGGCGCCACGACGCTCACCGAGGGCGACGTGACCATCTACCAGTTCCCCCTCGATTCCGAGGACGAGGGCTCGCCGTTCCAGGTGATGGCGGTTGCTCGATCGGGCGACGTGTTCGTCCTCTCGACCAACCCCGAGGTGCTTCGCGGCGTCCTGCGCCGCCTCGCCGGCGCGAACGAGCCCGGCTTCACCGACAGCGAGGGGTACCGGGTGGCGCTCGACCCGCTGGGCAGCGGCAACGTCTACTTCTATCTGGACATGCAGAGGTTGGCAGGTGCGCTGCGC
This region includes:
- a CDS encoding acyl-CoA thioesterase, with protein sequence MSEPEPGPLASEWVVTVDTVFPHHTNPLGTLFGGRVLELMDINASIACTRFCRQTAVTASTEPIDFRNPIYVGEIIELKSRVAWTGRTSMIVRCEVHGENPLTGDRRLCTVGHMNFVAVGANGRPTPVPGLRVETELERRHWQTAQRVRDDIDRRRSHKGHQASQGD
- a CDS encoding biotin transporter BioY codes for the protein MTSGILHQPIIERLVPVRSDTLRVALQVIIGVALLAALAQLRFEIGAVPVTGQTLGVLLIGAAYGAGLGSLTMVAYLLAGGLGLAVFSGGGSGWSFLAGTTGGYLIGFLPAALVVGYLAQRGWDRSYRAMAGAMVIGNVIIYAFGLLWLSRFAPDFATTLAWGLWPFLAGDLIKLLVAVALLPTAWRFIGRR
- a CDS encoding transketolase C-terminal domain-containing protein, translating into MSVISKSFPMDVSKYQPLSLDPSKSSLSAEERRQWETNIGLMRDVIVFFTAVAGARGLSGHTGGAYDVVPEALLADGFMRGSDRVYPVLFDEAGHRVALQYALSAFNGAMAFEELLYYREENKALYGHPEIDEERAIGFASGRLGHLWPFVNGVAMANPDKAVILLGSDGSQMEGNDAEAARLAVAKDLNVKLLLDDNNVTIAGHPDEYLPGFDMTRTLGGHGLTTEAGDGEDLDSVYTRFQRALAHPGPVAVINHRPMAPGLPEIEGKPAGHEVIGADAAKQYLLSRGHEAAARYLEGVTKHEESRRYRGSSDELGSNRKTFGKVVSDLIDEIPEAQRSERIMVIDSDLAGSTGLNTIAKRHPEVFVASGVMERGNFSAAAGFGFEEGRTGVFSTFSAFLEMVVSEVTMARLNRSNVLCHFSHAGVDAIADNTSHFGINIFFADNGVEQQGTTPLYFPADAHQFEAVVKRILWEPGVRFLFSTRSEVPFVLDEEGRGLYDPQRGYTFEPGKDEVVREGNAGWVVSFGEMLYRSLDAVERLRADGLDVGLINKPTINVVDEETMKLLGGSPFVFVVEGLNRKTGLGSRFGSWLLERGYSPRYASAGVTKIGEGGTWAQLGHQGLGSDDLVKRIEALAKG